The Amaranthus tricolor cultivar Red isolate AtriRed21 chromosome 6, ASM2621246v1, whole genome shotgun sequence genome has a segment encoding these proteins:
- the LOC130814741 gene encoding receptor-like protein 51 — protein MEETSFVIPISLIFVLLHTLPILTLSPPTSPSKSPLPSPSTPSSSTLDPKQLRALQSLNIPTSKDPCTTPKTLQNVIHCDNSKPFHHLTSLHLINCSDDVSLSITALKSLSTLQDLQFINCPIAPVSFPSELASNLKSFTCFNSLRKLTGVFLSHLVNVTDLNVTGVPIKASGPVIILAHLKKVNKVTISNANLTGNLPGKSWNSNISHIDLSKNHLKGKIPNSITELENLYSLDLSSNQLTGELPTSIGDLIELRNLSVSSNSLSGSIPESIVSMPSLVYLDLSSNQFNGSIPKFLADMKSLKYLNLERNNFQGILPFNSSFIKRLEVFKIGENANLCYNHTTLSSKMKLGISPCDKNGLPISPPTKSPSSDDDYSGDDSDDDSSSEDSTSKKSGGHHGPNKVVLGVAIALSSIVFLIIFLILLSRRCA, from the coding sequence ATGGAAGAAACATCATTTGTAATCCCCATATCTCTCATCTTTGTTCTCCTACACACCCTTCCAATACTCACTCTTTCTCCTCCCACTTCCCCATCAAAATCCCCTCTCCCTTCCCCTTCAACACCATCTTCTTCAACCCTTGATCCTAAACAACTAAGAGCCTTACAATCTCTCAATATACCCACCTCAAAAGATCCATGTACAACCCCTAAAACCTTACAAAATGTCATCCATTGTGACAATTCCAAGCCATTTCATCACCTAACTTCACTTCACCTTATCAATTGTTCTGATGATGTTTCCCTTTCAATAACTGCCCTTAAATCTTTATCCACTCTTCAAGATCTTCAATTCATAAACTGCCCAATTGCCCCTGTTTCTTTCCCATCTGAATTAGCCTCAAATCTTAAATCCTTCACTTGTTTCAACAGTTTAAGAAAATTAACTGGAGTTTTTCTTAGTCATTTAGTAAATGTTACAGATCTTAATGTCACTGGTGTTCCTATTAAAGCTAGTGGCCCTGTAATTATTCTTGCCCACTTGAAAAAAGTGAACAAAGTTACCATTTCTAATGCTAATCTTACTGGAAATCTACCAGGAAAATCATGGAATTCCAACATTTCCCACATTGATTTATCAAAAAATCATCTCAAAGGAAAAATACCCAATTCAATTACTGAATTAGAAAACCTATATTCACTTGATTTATCCTCAAATCAGCTTACTGGAGAATTACCCACTTCGATTGGTGACCTAATTGAGCTAAGAAATTTATCAGTTTCATCAAATTCATTATCTGGGTCAATTCCTGAATCTATTGTTTCAATGCCGTCTTTGGTATATCTTGATTTGAGTTCAAATCAATTTAATGGAAGTATCCCCAAATTTTTAGCAGATATGAAGAGTTTGAAGTATTTGAATCTTGAACGAAACAATTTCCAAGGAATTTTAccctttaattcttcatttattaagAGATTAGAGGTTTTTAAAATTGGGGAAAATGCCAATTTGTGTTATAATCATACTACATTATCTTCAAAAATGAAGCTGGGTATTTCTCCTTGTGATAAGAATGGTTTACCGATATCTCCTCCGACGAAATCGCCGTCTTCCGACGATGATTATAGCGGCGACGACAGCGACGATGATAGTAGCTCGGAGGATTCAACTAGCAAGAAAAGTGGTGGACATCATGGTCCAAATAAGGTTGTTCTTGGTGTTGCTATTGCTCTTTCTTCTATTGTTTTCttgattattttcttaattttattatcaagGAGATGTGCATGA
- the LOC130814742 gene encoding pentatricopeptide repeat-containing protein DOT4, chloroplastic, with the protein MAIRVGTSINSNTFSVRPSLPNMINHYNSFKFLKPTSNIDPISNFMSAKTAVRMSTVLNKPISGETIDYNQQIRHLCEGNRLSGAVGLLCSSPKSELELGTYCLVLQLCAKYKSLQEGRRVHSAILSNSLHVCSVLGAKLVFMYVNCGDLVEGRKIFDIIANEKVYLWNLLIKEYTKVGNFKEGIYLYNKMRDFGVEPDAYTFSSVLKCFSGFELMQEGEKAHGCLLKLNLGANTVVVNSLISFYFMFGKLEKAQKLFDELLDRDVVSWNSMISGYASNGFARKAIDIFKQMICCGIFPNSTTLICVLSAIADVAAVELGAMVHGYMVKTGFHQDLTCNNTLLDMYSKCGDLNGAIEVFENMGERNIVSWTSMIGTYTREGLSDAAVKLFHEKRNKGIKPDTFAMTAVLNACASSGLLEDGKEAHEYVKKHNMDSDMSVCNALMDMYIKCGSMKDAELIFSQLVVVDTISWNIMLGGYSKNGLPNEALNLFHEMLHELKPDAVSMSCILPACTSLSALETGKQIHAYILRNGHYFDQYVANALVDMYVKCGQLASARLVFDMIPSKDLVTWTIMIAGYCIHGLGNEANIAFADMRNEGIQPDEKSFTSILYGCVHSGLLSEGRRFYLMMEKEFNIELKLEHYLCMVNLLANAGRLEEAYKFIERVPLEPDESLWGALLQGCRVHHDVKLAEKVVKRAFELEPNNTTYSTLLANIYEEDKTWEKFKWLRNKIKHLGPKKNLICSWIEANEKVQIFIAGNVSAHPDFKKIDTFLKKLRTRRKNEKYSLKGKRTFIDEEETKKEVALCGHSEISAVAFGVLNMAPGKTISVTKNSKICYECHETAKFISKVCRREIVLRDSHRFHHFKDARCSCKG; encoded by the coding sequence ATGGCAATCAGGGTAGGAACAAGCATCAACTCTAACACATTCTCCGTCCGTCCTTCTCTTCCAAATATGATCAATCATTACAATTCTTTCAAATTCCTCAAACCCACTTCAAATATCGATCCAATTTCAAATTTCATGTCAGCAAAAACTGCTGTTAGAATGTCAACAGTTTTAAATAAACCCATTTCTGGAGAAACTATTGATTACAATCAGCAAATTCGACATTTATGTGAAGGTAATAGACTATCAGGAGCTGTTGGTTTGCTATGTTCCTCTCCAAAATCGGAATTGGAGTTGGGTACTTATTGTTTAGTGCTTCAACTCTGTGCAAAGTATAAGTCCTTGCAAGAAGGTCGTCGAGTTCATTCAGCGATTTTGTCGAACAGTTTACACGTGTGCAGTGTATTGGGTGCAAAATTAGTATTTATGTATGTCAATTGTGGGGATTTAGTAGAAGGTAGAAAAATCTTTGATATAATTGCAAATGAGAAGgtttatttatggaatttatTGATCAAAGAGTACACAAAAGTTGGTAATTTTAAGGAAGGTATATATTTGTATAACAAAATGAGGGATTTTGGGGTTGAACCTGATGCATATACATTTTCCAgtgttttgaagtgtttttcagGATTCGAGTTAATGCAGGAAGGTGAAAAGGCTCATGGGTGTTTATTGAAGTTAAATTTAGGTGCTAATACTGTGGTAGTAAACTCccttattagtttttatttcaTGTTTGGGAAACTTGAAAAAGCACAGAAGCTGTTTGATGAATTGCTTGACCGAGATGTTGTATCCTGGAATTCAATGATAAGTGGGTATGCGTCAAATGGATTTGCAAGAAAAGCAATCgatatttttaaacaaatgatttgctgtggcatatttCCGAATTCAACAACTTTGATTTGTGTTCTTTCGGCCATTGCAGATGTTGCTGCAGTTGAGTTAGGAGCTATGGTTCATGGTTATATGGTAAAAACTGGTTTTCATCAGGATTTGACTTGTAACAATACTTTACTTGATATGTATTCGAAATGTGGTGACTTGAATGGTGCAATTGAAGTCTTTGAAAATATGGGTGAACGTAATATCGTGTCATGGACTTCTATGATAGGTACATATACGCGTGAAGGTCTGTCTGATGCTGCCGTGAAATTGTTTCACGAAAAGAGAAACAAGGGTATTAAACCTGATACATTTGCTATGACTGCTGTGTTAAATGCTTGCGCATCGAGCGGATTGTTGGAAGACGGGAAGGAGGCGCATGAGTATGTCAAAAAGCATAATATGGATTCCGATATGTCGGTCTGTAATGCCCTCATGGACATGTACATCAAATGTGGAAGCATGAAGGATGCAGAGTTAATATTCAGTCAGTTGGTGGTGGTGGACACAATATCCTGGAATATTATGCTAGGTGGTTACTCAAAGAACGGGCTTCCAAATGAAGCACTGAACTTATTTCATGAAATGCTACATGAATTGAAACCGGATGCTGTATCCATGTCTTGCATATTACCCGCTTGTACTAGCCTATCCGCCTTGGAAACGGGAAAACAGATTCATGCCTACATACTAAGAAACGGGCATTATTTCGACCAGTATGTTGCTAATGCACTTGTTGACATGTATGTGAAGTGTGGGCAACTAGCTTCTGCTCGATTAGTATTTGATATGATTCCTAGCAAGGATTTAGTTACATGGACGATAATGATTGCCGGATATTGTATTCATGGACTTGGAAATGAGGCTAATATAGCTTTCGCTGATATGAGAAACGAAGGGATTCAACCAGATGAGAAATCCTTCACATCTATATTATATGGTTGCGTTCACTCGGGATTGCTTAGTGAAGGAAGGAGATTTTATCTAATGATGGAAAAGGAATTTAACATTGAGCTGAAGTTGGAGCACTACTTATGCATGGTTAACCTCCTTGCTAATGCCGGGAGGTTGGAAGAAGCGTATAAATTCATCGAACGTGTGCCTTTGGAGCCTGATGAGTCTCTCTGGGGCGCTTTACTTCAAGGGTGCAGAGTACACCACGATGTTAAACTAGCTGAAAAGGTGGTTAAGCGTGCGTTTGAGCTTGAACCTAATAACACAACATACTCTACTCTTCTTGCAAACATATATGAAGAGGACAAAACATGGGAGAAGTTTAAATGGCTGAGAAACAAAATCAAGCATCTTGGACCGAAAAAGAATCTAATTTGCAGCTGGATCGAAGCTAACGAGAAGGTTCAAATCTTTATTGCAGGCAATGTATCTGCACACCCAGATTTCAAAAAGATAGATACATTCTTAAAGAAGCTAAGAACTAGAAGGAAGAATGAAAAGTATTCCCTAAAAGGAAAGCGTACGTTCATTGATGAGGAGGAAACGAAGAAGGAAGTAGCTCTTTGTGGTCATAGTGAGATATCAGCTGTGGCTTTCGGAGTCTTAAATATGGCACCCGGGAAAACAATAAGTGTCACTAAGAACTCGAAAATATGCTACGAATGCCATGAAACAGCCAAGTTCATATCAAAAGTTTGTAGAAGGGAAATTGTCTTGAGAGATTCTCATCGTTTCCATCATTTCAAGGATGCACGGTGTTCTTGTAAAGGCTAA